In Candidatus Aramenus sp. CH1, the following proteins share a genomic window:
- a CDS encoding transposase produces the protein MVLSQVGAIANKFYEYGIKTYLVIEYNTSRFCAYHNANVTRRPRGVVNCPLGHKLHSDVNGALNIVKLGVKKIVNALKKPFSFLVTSRSNSHKGE, from the coding sequence TTGGTCTTATCGCAAGTTGGCGCTATAGCGAACAAGTTTTACGAATACGGCATAAAGACGTACCTAGTGATTGAGTACAATACTTCGCGTTTTTGCGCTTACCATAACGCAAATGTAACGAGAAGGCCTAGGGGAGTCGTAAACTGTCCTCTTGGCCATAAGCTTCACAGCGACGTCAACGGAGCGTTAAACATTGTGAAACTAGGAGTTAAGAAGATTGTTAACGCGTTGAAGAAGCCTTTTTCTTTTCTCGTCACATCACGGAGTAACTCCCATAAAGGGGAGTAA
- a CDS encoding transposase, with amino-acid sequence MKDSLVVHGLRREIQVERPKGNKVASIDLGVNALATVVVEDGTVLFYRGSLVKSDYFYFQKKIAELDELKSETEKVQEVKAVEEVLRERERIFSKIHLGFFIYRTLASHLAKYLWNLGVSTVYLGYPYFISQDKGNKFTANIWSYRKLAL; translated from the coding sequence ATGAAGGACTCTCTCGTCGTCCACGGTTTGAGGAGAGAGATTCAAGTTGAGAGACCTAAAGGTAACAAGGTTGCGTCAATTGACCTTGGCGTAAACGCGTTGGCTACTGTCGTTGTTGAGGACGGTACTGTTCTATTTTATAGGGGTTCTCTCGTTAAGAGCGATTACTTCTATTTTCAGAAAAAGATCGCCGAACTCGACGAGCTGAAGAGTGAGACAGAGAAGGTTCAAGAAGTGAAAGCTGTGGAAGAAGTGCTGAGGGAAAGGGAAAGAATTTTCTCGAAGATTCACCTAGGCTTCTTCATTTACAGAACTTTAGCATCTCATCTTGCTAAGTATTTGTGGAATCTTGGCGTTTCAACAGTGTATTTGGGATATCCTTACTTCATCTCTCAAGATAAGGGTAACAAGTTTACTGCGAACATTTGGTCTTATCGCAAGTTGGCGCTATAG
- a CDS encoding ABC transporter ATP-binding protein: MIETVQLTKVYRDGTVALDNLNLTLSSKISCVIGRNGAGKTTLIRILSTQLLPTNGRALVNGYDVVKEAKKVRKIICSIPQEAGTAGMPSPLEHLVMYLTARSFSITEAIQTARKALKEIGLGKVMNKPTDELSGGMKRKVFVAMALASNAEVVFLDEPTTGLDPVSRLEVWSAIRSMDSKVVLTTHYMEEAEALCEEIAIINNGKLVDKGSPSELLESLKGKVRVEGVGDIKIGNLRISYMSPEEAKSLVGKVTIKPVTLEDVFITKGLYIED; this comes from the coding sequence GTGATCGAAACAGTTCAGCTGACCAAGGTCTACAGGGACGGGACAGTGGCGCTCGACAATCTCAACTTGACCCTCTCCTCCAAGATATCCTGCGTCATAGGGAGGAACGGAGCTGGGAAGACGACGTTAATAAGGATACTGTCCACACAGCTCCTGCCCACCAATGGGAGGGCACTCGTCAACGGCTACGACGTCGTCAAGGAGGCGAAGAAGGTCAGGAAGATAATATGTAGCATACCCCAAGAGGCTGGTACAGCTGGTATGCCCTCACCTCTCGAACACCTCGTGATGTACTTAACTGCAAGGAGCTTCTCAATTACTGAGGCAATCCAGACGGCGAGAAAGGCATTAAAGGAAATAGGGCTAGGGAAGGTCATGAACAAGCCTACAGATGAACTCTCGGGAGGGATGAAGAGGAAGGTGTTTGTGGCTATGGCTCTAGCCTCAAATGCGGAAGTGGTCTTCCTGGACGAGCCCACCACAGGCCTCGACCCGGTCTCTAGGCTGGAGGTGTGGTCTGCGATAAGGTCAATGGACTCTAAAGTGGTTCTGACTACGCATTACATGGAAGAGGCGGAGGCCTTGTGCGAGGAGATAGCAATAATAAACAACGGCAAACTAGTTGACAAGGGCTCCCCCTCAGAGCTCCTCGAGTCCCTGAAGGGAAAGGTGAGGGTTGAGGGAGTGGGGGACATAAAGATAGGGAACTTGAGGATCTCCTACATGAGCCCAGAGGAGGCCAAGTCGTTGGTGGGGAAAGTCACGATAAAGCCGGTTACCCTAGAGGACGTGTTCATAACGAAGGGATTGTACATTGAAGATTAG
- a CDS encoding ABC transporter permease — MKIRFVLAFSWFYGVSTLVRSPIYVLSYLALPLSLLFFIYFVSHGTLTDFGILGGLISVVVSNSLSLIGDFAFFRLYLRLQDLLVATEIGPMDYVAGLALGNLVYSIPGIILYVIIGTHFGVFNLAQLPVIALVLLVLLSSSTGLSITLASFLKHTRHSWGLSTFMSLLFTLLPPLYYPYVILPKPILYALYASPSTAGSIVLQGYLGLAPLDPLAVWVLTVEGVAFSAIPFFALRWREK, encoded by the coding sequence TTGAAGATTAGGTTCGTCCTTGCGTTCTCGTGGTTTTACGGAGTGAGCACCCTAGTGAGGTCGCCAATCTACGTGCTCTCCTACTTGGCGTTACCGCTATCCTTGCTGTTCTTCATCTACTTTGTCTCCCACGGAACGCTGACCGACTTTGGGATACTGGGCGGGCTAATCTCGGTGGTGGTGTCTAACTCCCTATCGCTCATAGGGGACTTCGCTTTCTTCAGGCTGTACTTGAGGTTACAGGACTTGTTGGTGGCAACGGAGATAGGGCCAATGGACTACGTGGCCGGGCTGGCTCTGGGCAACTTGGTCTACAGCATCCCCGGCATCATCCTGTACGTGATCATAGGTACGCACTTCGGAGTGTTCAACCTAGCTCAACTGCCCGTCATCGCCCTAGTCCTTCTAGTTCTGCTGAGCTCCAGCACTGGACTCTCCATAACTCTGGCTTCCTTCCTAAAGCACACCAGGCACTCCTGGGGGCTCTCCACCTTTATGTCCCTCCTCTTTACCCTCCTTCCTCCACTCTACTACCCCTACGTGATACTTCCAAAGCCGATACTTTACGCGCTTTATGCCTCCCCCTCCACTGCGGGGTCGATTGTACTGCAGGGTTACCTAGGGCTAGCACCCCTAGATCCGTTGGCAGTCTGGGTCTTGACTGTGGAGGGGGTCGCGTTCTCTGCCATTCCCTTTTTCGCCCTAAGGTGGAGGGAAAAATAG
- a CDS encoding TldD/PmbA family protein — protein MNEELLSLLDSLKGFDERAVLKQHVQNTVVKVVESKVATVQNLDDEVYYVLVKKGRKYLVATLRGRGEEVDYSRLVDALEEPKISPRLTDNAKEYKFEKVDHAMEKVKEDPQKVVDSIDSKYPVYGIVNLTKREVSLVTSKGFNGTDVRSTVDGYFRAFNSEFSGQWSFASTTYSDKLVREAVETASDFASITNKVSVDDGRYDVVLSPMVMGNLFGYLAEMASGLSIVMGESIFYDVKPGTKVASEKLTLLDTPKQDRPMSVGFDWEGTFTRDKAIIEGGVFKTPLLNNEVAELLGMENTGNAGWVYPRAWNLEVKEGEVKREDLLAGNVILFNNNWYTRFQNYVEGQFSTVGRDAVVVYREGKPVGVSPRLRIADSLKNLLRNLEELSRERYLVKWWDAPTPTLTPYALFKGVKLTRA, from the coding sequence ATGAACGAGGAACTACTCTCCCTGTTGGATTCCCTCAAGGGCTTCGACGAGAGGGCAGTACTGAAGCAACACGTCCAGAACACCGTGGTAAAGGTAGTGGAGAGTAAAGTGGCAACAGTTCAGAACCTAGACGACGAGGTCTATTACGTTCTAGTGAAGAAGGGGAGAAAGTACTTAGTAGCTACGCTGAGGGGTAGAGGAGAGGAAGTCGACTACTCGAGGTTAGTTGACGCCCTAGAGGAGCCGAAAATTTCGCCCAGGCTCACGGACAACGCCAAGGAGTATAAGTTCGAGAAAGTAGATCACGCCATGGAGAAGGTGAAGGAAGACCCACAGAAGGTCGTAGACTCCATAGACTCCAAGTACCCTGTTTACGGGATAGTTAACTTGACCAAAAGGGAGGTATCACTGGTGACGTCTAAGGGCTTTAACGGCACTGACGTTAGGTCAACGGTTGACGGATACTTTAGGGCTTTTAACAGTGAGTTCTCAGGGCAGTGGAGCTTCGCCTCAACTACCTACAGCGACAAGCTGGTGAGGGAAGCAGTGGAGACGGCTTCTGATTTCGCCTCCATAACAAACAAGGTCAGCGTAGACGACGGCAGGTACGACGTAGTGCTCTCACCCATGGTCATGGGCAACTTATTTGGCTACTTGGCGGAGATGGCCTCTGGGCTCTCAATCGTCATGGGCGAGTCCATATTCTACGACGTCAAACCGGGTACGAAAGTTGCTAGCGAGAAGTTAACCCTTTTGGACACGCCTAAGCAGGACAGACCAATGTCAGTAGGCTTCGACTGGGAGGGCACCTTCACTAGGGACAAGGCGATAATAGAGGGAGGGGTCTTCAAGACGCCGTTGTTAAACAACGAGGTCGCCGAGTTACTTGGCATGGAGAACACTGGCAACGCCGGGTGGGTCTATCCTAGGGCGTGGAACCTTGAGGTGAAGGAGGGGGAAGTAAAGAGGGAAGACCTTCTAGCGGGCAACGTGATACTGTTCAACAATAACTGGTACACAAGGTTCCAAAACTACGTGGAGGGGCAGTTCTCCACAGTGGGCAGGGACGCGGTAGTGGTGTACAGAGAAGGTAAGCCAGTGGGGGTGTCGCCAAGGCTCAGGATAGCCGACAGCCTAAAGAACTTGTTGAGGAACTTGGAGGAGCTCTCAAGGGAGAGGTACCTAGTGAAGTGGTGGGACGCCCCTACCCCGACGCTGACCCCCTACGCCTTGTTCAAGGGAGTGAAACTCACTAGGGCTTAA
- a CDS encoding TldD/PmbA family protein, producing MDLDEVVKRTNLSYVEGREHVNETTSIYLMNGQLLGVRRESYAGYALRGYENGVLYFSSSKSLDYLKLVKVKADGWERLDDVQVNPGRYEVKQRRSFDSISLDEKVKFLKDVYLNLTKLDVKSKILNFNVNYLESVEEKRIVFHDGNEVRGRVPRVWIFFSIVMKYQDRTATVWSDEFGASGGLEWLDNWGIEEKLAEKIREVDHVLVKGKALKEGKYDVVLGPMLAGIMAHESVGHPFEADRVLGREAAQAGLSYLTYMKEGKVGSEAVTVIDDPTLPNSNGFFEIDDEGVRARPKYLIKKGEVNQLLHNRFSASKYNTKSNGSARAMSYNREPLIRMSNTFFQPGDMSLEELLADVKEGVYFKSYMEWNIDDLRLGERYVGLQAFEVRNGELGDPVLFPVLEGKTNELLSKVDGASNRLQFFAGVCGKGDPDQGVPVWMGGPDLRLRDVYLKVI from the coding sequence ATGGATCTAGACGAGGTTGTTAAGAGGACAAACTTGAGTTACGTTGAAGGTAGAGAGCACGTCAACGAGACCACCTCCATCTACCTCATGAACGGCCAGCTCTTGGGCGTGAGGAGGGAGAGCTATGCGGGATACGCGTTAAGGGGCTACGAGAACGGCGTCCTCTACTTCTCTTCCTCAAAGTCTTTGGATTACCTCAAGCTCGTAAAGGTAAAAGCCGACGGCTGGGAGAGGCTGGACGACGTCCAAGTGAACCCAGGAAGATACGAGGTAAAGCAGAGGAGGTCATTCGACTCTATATCCTTAGACGAGAAGGTAAAGTTCTTGAAGGACGTCTACCTCAATTTGACCAAGCTAGACGTAAAGTCCAAGATCCTAAACTTCAACGTGAACTACTTGGAGTCAGTGGAGGAGAAAAGGATCGTTTTCCACGATGGCAACGAGGTGAGGGGTAGGGTGCCGAGGGTGTGGATCTTCTTCTCCATCGTCATGAAGTACCAGGATAGGACGGCCACGGTCTGGTCAGACGAGTTCGGCGCCAGCGGGGGGTTGGAGTGGTTGGATAACTGGGGGATAGAGGAGAAGCTGGCAGAGAAGATAAGGGAAGTGGACCATGTGCTGGTTAAGGGAAAGGCCTTAAAGGAGGGTAAGTACGACGTGGTGCTGGGACCAATGCTTGCTGGAATCATGGCACACGAGTCCGTGGGCCACCCATTCGAGGCGGACCGGGTCTTGGGGAGGGAGGCAGCACAGGCTGGGCTCAGCTACTTGACCTACATGAAAGAGGGGAAGGTGGGGAGCGAGGCAGTCACAGTGATAGACGATCCCACATTGCCCAACAGCAATGGCTTCTTTGAGATCGACGACGAAGGGGTCAGGGCTAGGCCTAAGTACCTCATAAAGAAGGGTGAGGTAAACCAGCTTCTTCACAACAGGTTCTCCGCTTCCAAATACAACACGAAGAGCAACGGCTCAGCGAGGGCTATGAGCTACAACAGGGAACCCCTAATAAGGATGTCAAACACGTTCTTCCAGCCAGGGGACATGTCCCTCGAGGAACTCCTGGCTGACGTAAAGGAGGGGGTGTACTTTAAGAGCTATATGGAGTGGAACATCGACGACTTGAGGCTAGGGGAGAGATACGTTGGGCTACAAGCTTTCGAAGTGAGGAACGGCGAGCTTGGAGATCCCGTGCTCTTCCCAGTACTGGAGGGGAAGACCAACGAGCTCCTTTCCAAGGTGGACGGAGCAAGCAATAGGCTACAGTTCTTCGCTGGAGTGTGCGGAAAGGGAGACCCAGACCAGGGAGTACCAGTATGGATGGGGGGTCCGGATTTAAGGTTAAGGGACGTTTACCTAAAGGTGATCTAA
- a CDS encoding MMPL family transporter has protein sequence MDKRLLVVLWTVAILVALFLASSSSKYLNYNENVTIPPSYPSQKAQLLLDQYFHGANANNTIDVVLVNASPEETYQVVKLIQNVSSVTQVDSVVTAYLQYDEEIGKAINFTGYQVMQEEKTDNVTLIREQVAKLLHVPFSYTTLFNVSPERLLEENETAFFSITPPSSLTSLYVAKNVSVIFVYTRYGPNFQFPNGTYPAGEVAEELQNRLSNVQVTHYLTGPGPLVQELSSSESQRETITFVLVFVALLVITGAYFRSPVAPIITLTLVGLSAVFGMAVVTLVGLFYQKVDFQVIEPLISVLLGIGADYSVFLLSRFREELGKGASKEEAVKTSLKYSGKAILISGVAVTFVFLSLSFIPFMQTWGLTIGFSVPITVALAYTLLPLVYGRLGEKMFWPSRPKSGESRTLRKLASASLSRPKTVLVIALIVGLASAAFVLTTPLSLDFTSGLPNIPAVVGLKVLENAFGNSFVNPVLVVFNSSNINTFLLLKIASLERNISSMPGVTQVIGPVPPNFNGTYTPEVMTQLKENVGTNNRTLLMTVVMSYNPYSPQAEKLVEEIQKEVAPYNGYVGGTTASVVDALKYLMPYYTALSIVLPIVLIMALAALLRSVRISLGAVSTILLSVSVSLAIIYLLFRNSEGVLFFIPITVFILMMGLGNDYSTFILVRVKEEVERTNSVEGIVRAISISAGAVTALGVILAASFGVLGLDPIKPIAELGIGIAMAALIDTFVIRIFVYPALLKLLVRQKEKVKKN, from the coding sequence ATGGACAAGAGGCTTTTGGTAGTACTTTGGACAGTGGCCATCTTGGTGGCGTTGTTCCTTGCTTCCTCTTCTTCAAAGTACTTAAACTACAACGAGAACGTCACCATACCCCCAAGCTACCCTTCTCAGAAGGCACAGCTACTCCTAGACCAGTACTTCCACGGCGCCAACGCAAACAACACCATCGACGTGGTACTAGTGAACGCCAGTCCAGAGGAGACCTACCAAGTGGTTAAACTAATACAGAACGTTTCCAGCGTGACGCAGGTGGACAGCGTAGTCACCGCCTACCTCCAATACGACGAGGAGATAGGCAAGGCCATAAACTTCACGGGCTACCAAGTAATGCAGGAAGAGAAGACGGACAACGTCACCCTCATCAGGGAGCAGGTAGCCAAGTTGCTCCACGTGCCCTTTTCCTACACTACCTTGTTCAACGTGTCACCTGAGAGGCTCCTGGAAGAGAACGAGACGGCCTTCTTCTCAATTACCCCTCCATCCTCCTTGACCTCCCTTTACGTAGCCAAGAACGTTTCGGTAATTTTCGTGTACACCAGGTATGGGCCTAACTTCCAGTTCCCCAACGGCACCTATCCAGCTGGGGAAGTGGCAGAGGAGCTCCAGAATAGACTCTCCAACGTACAAGTCACCCACTACTTGACGGGTCCCGGTCCCCTCGTACAGGAACTCTCGAGTAGCGAGAGCCAAAGGGAGACGATTACCTTCGTCTTAGTGTTCGTGGCACTCCTCGTCATAACTGGGGCTTACTTCCGGAGCCCCGTTGCCCCCATAATAACGCTGACATTAGTGGGTCTCTCAGCGGTGTTCGGCATGGCCGTAGTGACTCTGGTGGGACTCTTCTACCAGAAGGTGGACTTCCAAGTAATAGAGCCACTGATCTCAGTCCTCCTTGGGATCGGGGCTGACTACAGCGTCTTCCTCCTGAGCAGGTTCAGGGAGGAGCTGGGAAAGGGGGCTAGTAAGGAAGAGGCTGTCAAGACCTCGCTAAAGTACTCTGGAAAGGCGATACTCATTAGCGGGGTCGCAGTGACCTTCGTTTTCCTCTCGTTGTCCTTTATACCTTTCATGCAGACTTGGGGCCTTACAATAGGTTTCTCCGTTCCCATAACTGTAGCCCTAGCCTACACTCTCCTACCCTTGGTGTATGGTAGGCTTGGGGAAAAGATGTTCTGGCCCTCGAGGCCTAAGTCCGGGGAGAGCAGAACCTTGAGAAAGCTAGCGAGTGCCTCCCTCTCGAGACCAAAGACTGTTTTGGTGATCGCGTTAATAGTAGGTTTAGCCTCAGCTGCGTTCGTGTTAACCACTCCCCTCTCCCTTGATTTTACCTCTGGGCTTCCCAACATACCGGCGGTAGTGGGGTTAAAGGTGCTGGAAAACGCATTTGGCAACTCCTTCGTTAACCCAGTCCTCGTTGTCTTCAACTCCTCAAACATCAACACGTTTCTCTTGCTCAAGATCGCTTCCCTTGAGAGGAACATATCCTCCATGCCAGGAGTAACGCAGGTAATAGGCCCCGTCCCCCCAAACTTTAACGGGACTTACACCCCTGAGGTGATGACCCAACTGAAGGAAAACGTAGGGACTAACAACAGGACCCTTCTAATGACCGTGGTGATGTCTTACAACCCTTATTCCCCGCAAGCGGAGAAGCTAGTAGAAGAAATACAGAAGGAGGTAGCGCCCTATAACGGGTACGTAGGGGGGACTACCGCGAGCGTTGTGGACGCGCTCAAATACTTGATGCCCTACTACACTGCTTTGTCTATCGTGTTGCCGATAGTCCTTATAATGGCGTTGGCAGCGCTCTTGAGGTCAGTGAGGATATCCCTGGGGGCCGTGTCCACCATACTCTTAAGCGTCTCCGTGTCCTTGGCCATAATATACTTACTCTTCAGGAATAGCGAGGGAGTGCTCTTCTTCATACCGATAACCGTGTTCATACTCATGATGGGGCTGGGCAACGACTACAGCACCTTCATCCTTGTGAGGGTAAAGGAGGAGGTGGAAAGGACAAACAGCGTCGAGGGAATAGTGAGGGCTATATCCATTTCAGCAGGCGCAGTGACAGCCCTAGGGGTAATACTGGCAGCGTCATTTGGAGTGCTGGGGCTTGACCCAATAAAGCCCATAGCGGAGCTGGGGATAGGAATAGCCATGGCCGCCTTGATCGACACCTTTGTCATAAGGATATTCGTGTACCCAGCCTTGCTCAAGCTATTGGTAAGGCAAAAGGAAAAGGTGAAAAAGAATTAA
- a CDS encoding NAD-dependent protein deacylase, whose product MECKRIADLLLSSAYAIAFTGAGISTASGIPDFRGPNGLWKRYPQELSSVEYFNRDPKGFWEFFGFRMRSLFEARPNSAHVALAELERMELIKAVITQNIDGLHQSAGSVNVIELHGTVKRSYCSSCYKQYDSREVLKKLDYGENPPRCACGGVIRPDVVLFGEPVTRIQEAIEIAYESDLVLVVGSSLAVYPANLIPQIVKQRGGSLVIVNMEETPLDPIADIVSRERAEVELDCVLKEVKARVNA is encoded by the coding sequence ATGGAGTGCAAAAGGATAGCCGACCTCCTGCTCTCCTCGGCTTACGCCATAGCCTTTACCGGGGCGGGGATAAGCACGGCCTCCGGCATACCCGACTTCAGGGGGCCCAACGGACTCTGGAAGAGGTACCCACAGGAGCTCTCCAGTGTGGAGTACTTTAACAGGGACCCAAAGGGCTTCTGGGAGTTTTTCGGCTTCAGGATGAGGTCCCTCTTTGAGGCGAGGCCAAACTCAGCCCACGTAGCCCTTGCAGAGCTGGAGAGGATGGAGCTCATAAAGGCCGTAATAACCCAGAACATCGACGGACTGCACCAGTCCGCGGGCTCAGTAAACGTCATAGAGCTACACGGCACAGTGAAGAGAAGCTACTGCTCCTCCTGTTACAAGCAGTACGACTCGAGGGAGGTACTCAAGAAGCTCGACTACGGGGAGAACCCTCCTCGATGTGCGTGCGGAGGTGTTATAAGGCCAGACGTAGTCCTCTTTGGTGAGCCAGTCACTAGGATCCAGGAGGCAATTGAAATAGCCTACGAGTCCGACCTAGTCCTAGTGGTGGGGTCCTCGCTCGCCGTTTACCCAGCGAACTTGATACCTCAGATAGTGAAGCAGAGGGGAGGGTCACTGGTAATAGTAAACATGGAGGAGACGCCCCTTGACCCCATCGCCGACATTGTGTCAAGGGAGAGGGCTGAGGTAGAGCTGGACTGCGTGCTCAAGGAGGTAAAGGCTAGGGTAAACGCGTGA
- a CDS encoding thiamine pyrophosphate-requiring protein: protein METGKLILKILREYTDRIFIVSGTDYPAFIKAQVEEKGLPEFEVALHEIVASSAAIGYSLAGKLGVLFVHTIPGTFNSLGFIADAFTSRIPLLVVAGKSPYTEKGSTASKDLRIHWTQDADQEGFKFFKWSFEVRHPSQIEPALRRAVQIALSEPQGPVYLAIPREISVAEAEDRGTRMEPFYAGVPESYLQRAKEMIERASDPVIVTWRAGRRESWFKALRDFADRANIPVLNYVGERVNYPSSGKMAIDHLDLRDADLIIEVEVDVPWIPKKVDVDAKVIRVDVEPSYSYIPFYGFSCDLCVQSAVDEFFNRLNVKREPDKSLQEEILRQREEKRKNLEKLSSQPSIHPNYLSYEVCKLGWTVFNEYDLNPKYCSFDEFNSYFGDPAFGHLGWAMGAGVGYKMATGKEVVVAVGDGSFIFGEPLAFYHLQRRYPVLTVIFDNKAWNAVQRAVKEVYPGEKFDGFPGAEIDIGELPSTIEKVGGKYFYVERAEEVEGALRKAKEEVERGRPAIVHAKVVKT from the coding sequence ATGGAAACTGGGAAGCTCATTTTAAAGATTTTAAGAGAATACACGGATAGGATATTCATAGTCTCGGGAACAGACTACCCTGCCTTCATAAAGGCACAAGTGGAGGAGAAAGGGCTTCCTGAATTTGAAGTAGCCCTCCACGAGATCGTGGCCTCTAGCGCGGCAATTGGTTATTCCCTAGCAGGGAAGCTCGGCGTCCTTTTTGTTCACACAATCCCAGGGACGTTCAACTCCTTGGGCTTCATAGCTGACGCCTTTACCTCAAGGATACCCCTCCTCGTCGTTGCAGGGAAGAGTCCCTACACCGAGAAGGGAAGCACAGCAAGCAAGGACTTGAGGATCCACTGGACACAGGACGCGGACCAGGAGGGCTTTAAGTTCTTCAAGTGGAGCTTCGAAGTTAGACACCCGTCGCAGATCGAGCCAGCACTGAGGAGGGCAGTACAGATTGCGTTGAGCGAGCCTCAAGGGCCAGTGTACTTGGCCATACCTAGGGAGATAAGCGTTGCAGAGGCGGAGGACAGGGGAACAAGGATGGAGCCCTTTTACGCCGGTGTACCGGAGTCCTACCTGCAGAGGGCCAAGGAGATGATAGAGAGAGCCTCAGACCCCGTTATTGTCACTTGGAGGGCGGGAAGAAGGGAGAGCTGGTTTAAGGCGTTAAGGGACTTCGCGGACAGGGCAAACATACCAGTGTTGAACTACGTAGGAGAGAGGGTTAACTACCCCTCGTCCGGGAAGATGGCGATAGACCACTTAGACCTCAGGGACGCTGACCTAATCATAGAGGTTGAGGTGGACGTCCCATGGATACCGAAAAAGGTGGACGTGGACGCTAAGGTTATAAGGGTTGACGTGGAGCCCTCCTACTCCTACATACCCTTCTACGGCTTCTCCTGTGACCTATGCGTCCAAAGTGCTGTAGACGAGTTCTTCAACAGGCTGAACGTTAAGAGGGAACCGGACAAGTCGCTCCAGGAGGAGATATTGAGGCAGAGGGAGGAGAAGAGGAAGAACCTAGAGAAGCTCTCGTCCCAACCCTCAATCCACCCCAACTACCTATCGTACGAGGTGTGTAAGTTGGGCTGGACGGTGTTCAACGAGTACGACCTAAACCCCAAGTACTGCTCCTTCGACGAGTTCAACTCCTACTTCGGAGACCCGGCCTTTGGTCACTTGGGTTGGGCAATGGGGGCAGGGGTAGGGTACAAGATGGCAACTGGGAAGGAAGTGGTGGTAGCGGTGGGCGACGGGTCCTTCATCTTTGGCGAGCCCCTGGCGTTCTACCACCTCCAGAGGAGGTACCCGGTGCTGACCGTGATCTTCGACAACAAGGCGTGGAACGCCGTGCAGAGGGCAGTAAAGGAGGTATATCCAGGGGAGAAGTTCGACGGGTTCCCCGGGGCGGAGATAGACATAGGGGAGCTCCCCTCGACTATAGAGAAGGTTGGGGGAAAGTACTTCTACGTGGAGAGGGCGGAGGAAGTTGAGGGGGCCCTAAGGAAGGCTAAGGAAGAGGTGGAGAGGGGGAGGCCAGCCATAGTCCACGCCAAAGTGGTAAAGACTTGA
- a CDS encoding helix-turn-helix domain-containing protein: MKSLLTLIALALAAFTVTVSHSSTLVVFYNGTVVANISGESRFLLVGHNVTPIRVSGSSFSVQGGVVYFSNKSNVTISYVASFSKGVISLNEPYPLNITLYLPSASTVTYMSPVPDSFSLQGGYYKLSFYSDNVTVLYYLPPAVGGSTSSQPNYNMIYTLLAVLVGLNGFFAFSIVKLLRARVRTATVQVPEAKEQPKEKEAEEGKEEQQSEGRLNDRDLLVLEAINKGNYTLSDIMKFTKLPKTTTYRRVKKLVSLGYVEEVKKEGRTFYVPKNRSGTSS, from the coding sequence ATGAAGTCGTTGCTGACGTTAATAGCGCTAGCGTTAGCGGCCTTTACGGTGACTGTCTCTCACTCGTCTACCTTGGTGGTCTTCTACAACGGCACAGTGGTAGCTAACATCTCAGGGGAGAGTCGCTTCCTGTTGGTGGGCCACAACGTCACCCCAATTAGGGTCTCGGGCAGTAGCTTCAGCGTCCAGGGGGGCGTGGTGTACTTTTCCAACAAGAGCAACGTTACCATAAGCTACGTCGCATCATTCAGCAAAGGGGTGATATCCTTGAACGAACCCTACCCCTTGAACATAACGCTTTACCTGCCCTCAGCCTCTACGGTAACTTACATGAGCCCGGTCCCTGACAGCTTCTCCCTTCAGGGCGGGTACTACAAACTGTCCTTCTACTCCGACAACGTCACCGTCCTCTACTACCTGCCTCCAGCGGTCGGGGGGTCAACAAGCTCCCAGCCAAACTACAACATGATCTACACTCTGTTGGCGGTCTTAGTGGGACTGAACGGTTTCTTTGCTTTCTCGATCGTAAAGCTCCTGAGGGCAAGGGTAAGGACTGCCACGGTACAGGTTCCGGAGGCCAAGGAACAGCCCAAGGAAAAAGAAGCTGAGGAGGGGAAGGAAGAACAGCAAAGCGAGGGGAGGCTCAACGACAGGGACTTGCTTGTCCTCGAGGCGATAAACAAGGGGAACTACACTCTGTCAGACATAATGAAGTTCACTAAGCTACCCAAGACTACCACGTACAGGAGGGTTAAGAAGCTGGTCAGCCTCGGTTACGTCGAGGAAGTGAAGAAGGAAGGCAGGACTTTTTACGTTCCTAAGAACCGTTCCGGAACGAGTTCCTAA